GCCAGACAGACAAGGGAACAAATCAAAACGGAGTGAAACCAAACATTTGGCCCTGAACTTGAGATATGCAACAGCATGAGCACCTGTGGAGGATGTGAATGATAACCACAGTTAGAATGAAGCCCGTTTATGCTTCAGTGACTGCAAAACAGTAATATTGATATGGCACTGCCATGGCAACATGAGCCTGaggataaatttaaataaatgggaATAAGATCCACAGGGCACTTGGGGTGAgaattgagagagagagagagagtgcgagAACTGCAGAAGAAGGGGTGTATGAGACATCGTTTTCACATGGAGCTGATCACTTTGATTCCAACATATCTAATAAggcaaaaaacagaacagatacaccagtaaatgttttataacCTACAGCTTGCCATTAATTTCACAGtattaaaattactttcaaAGGAAAAACTGTATACGGAATATGCCTGATGGAATGCGGAATGCAGTCAACCACAAGcgtgtgcacacacaaacacacacacactctacaaaTGCTTCCATTTTCTGGTTTAGTGATTGAGGTCCATCGATATTAGCAAGACTGTAACCACTGAGACAAAGACGGCAAGAAAGGCACAGAGCACAGGAGACAGACATTATTATTGTCAGTGCCAGTGAAGCACACTTCAATGGAACTAAAATTGAACTAAAGTCATAGAGAAAGAGTAACACAGACAGGTAAGCAGCTCACAGATGGACAGACGGACAAAGGAGACAGTCTCAGTGTTTCTTCCTTCTTCTGTTCTACTAAACCAGAGATTAGATGAGCGTTTTTCTACAGCAAGTTGTATTGCTATACTGTTCATGATGtccacaccccacacacacagagagacagagacggaGACAGAGAGACTCACACTAAGCAGAGCTAGGCCACCGGGAAAATGGTCGGTGCAGAGTAACACCAAGAGGAACTGACTGACAGCACATCAGAACTACCAAACAGGATGTGGGAACAAACGTGGTAACTCCACATGTGGGTTTTCAGCTTTACTGTCTGTACACGGTATGGTCAGATGTGTACAGCTGTACATGTAAACAGCGTGGAGAACAGTGAGAAGTGAGAACAGTGGGaagcacaggcacacacaggaAGGAAAGTGGATCcttctgtggggggggggggggggcacagacaTACGATACATCTCCCAGACACTTGACCACAGGAGCATCTCTCTTGATTAATATTCCATATTCCATCCTGTCTCATCACAAGACAACACTGCATCTTACAGCTGATGTGTTATTCCTCATGACGAACAGGAGTGTTTACAAGTAACGTTCTCCTTGCCCAGAGTGTTGGAGGGCCACTCCACACTTCACCCCACAAGCATCACACACCGAGGGTACAGCAACATACAGGCTCTAGAGCCACCGTCAGAGTCAAGGGTGTCACAACAAACCAAGCCAACATAAGGGAGGTTTGCGTTTGGCCACGTGAAACATGTGGGAACACCATAGCAACGCAAACAAATACTAGAGACAGAGTGGTGAACCTGTCACTGAAGACCTTAATGTAGAGAGACCATTTCTGGCAGCTGGAGGTCTCACACTCGCTGCAATGAGACAGGTGTGAAGAGGGCAACAGGTCAGGTCAGGTACATAATACTCGCCTACTAACTAGGAGGTGTGTACCTGCAGTCCTCCCTCTTCAGTTGCTGTGGGAGACATCAAAATTAGCTTATCAACCACTGAAATGGTAAAAAATTGGGGAAAGATCACATATCATGACGACTTTCTGCAAAGTCAGCTACATTACTATTACACTCACACTAAACTCTGATTTATGCAATTTTATGTTCCAGTTGTCAGTAGAAAACTCACAACCGAAATGACTCAAGTAGCTGGTAGTTCTAACCAAACCCCCAACTGTGCAGATATGTACTGCACACATTCCATTGCatcattttaagcattttagtAGCAAATAAATGGGGTTAAATACATTAAcatggcttttttcttttttttttttaaactgttatacTCTTATGCTTCAGGTGGTGCTGTGAGGACATGAGCTTGAATCCTTGAGCATAGCTACAATTTACTATTCACTTAGTTAACACCTTCATCTGAagagatttacccatttgatgTCTGATTACAAGACATCcttaactgctatgccacctggtGCCTGTCCTTGGCCTTTTTAGagcagtgtttattttaatgctgtagGACAGCCACACTCCAACACACACCGGTTGATGTGGGCAGAAGTTGCACAGTCACAGGAGTATATAACAACACTCTGCACACATAATCTTTCTCAAAGAttcatatcaaaataaaaatctccTAAGGCAAAGGACAAAAATAGTAAAGAAGTAAACATTTTGGAGTGTGTGGATATTTACACTTGTTTTTCAACTCTGTATACCATGGTTATTATGTCTGACTGCATTTGTCTCTGACCAGGGTgaataatattgtttttttttttaaaaaataaaaaaaataataaaaaaaaagggagtATTTCTTTGCTAAATGGAAGGAAgggcggacacacacacagctttcaaACATCACCAGGAATATGCAAATATTCAACTCAGTGGCTGCACCTACAGGCTTCCGACACATTTCTGAGGCAGCAGAGGGACAAACAGTAGAAAGATTGAAAGGTGTGAGGTCAGAAGCATGGACAGTCATTATGGGGTTGACTCCAGTGTCTTATTGCAGTTAAAACTATCAGTGCGGTTCGTGGTTCCCTCACTGGGTTCAAAGTTGCAAGAAATGAAGGCGCAAAACAGGGAGTACAAACTTGTCTCTGTGTTATGATCCGGTGGGCTccaattcaaaaacaaattaaataatttaaaaactgcagggaggacaaaagagacaaaaagatgtgataaattgaaataaaacatatttcccCAAAACATTCTATCCTTGGTTTAGTGGCTCAGCCACtacagagaaacagagaaaggCAAAGAGGGGGGCTTGCTGACAGAAGAAAGCAACCTTTGCAAGATGGGCACCAAGTATGGGGGCAGGTACCATAGTACATGACAAGGCAGAGCCTCGGGGGCCTGAGACAGAGGTGGCAGGAAGGACTGAAATAAGAGCTGGGGGTAGGGGGCCTGATGCAGACTGTGCCCTGTCACCTACGTCTCAGAGGATGAGCAAGAACCAGTGCGCAGCAGGGATCTGTATATGGGGGAGTTGAGGAACCTGGGGTACGAGTCTCTGTGCATGAGCGTGTAGATCTGGAGTTGAGCGTCTTCAAAGGTGTGAGGTGTTGGCTCCAGGATCTTTCTGTTGATAACCTCCCGCACCCTGGCATCCAGACTCACCTACCATGTGGGACAGAGGCAAAGAAAAGCCATTTTTAACACTTTTGATTTCCGTGAAGCCATATAATAAATCATTAAGACCAGATGgctcaaaaacaacaaaaactgaactgtaCAACAGGAAGATGGTCAAGACAAGTGCTCACTGTACGCCGACCTTGATAAGGGTTAGTAAGTGGCCCTGTCTGTATATGTGTGCCTGAGTACCTGTGCGGCTGTAGGCAtcagtgtgaaaatgtgtgtgcatgaaaGAATATGCAAGGCAGGCAGAGAAAAGGCAAAGAGACAGTAACTAACTTCCCGCTGATAAGTTAATCGTGTGTTTAGTGTCATTACAAATGAAATGCCGAGTGTCAGATACCCTTTAAACTGCTCAGGATTAGAATTTctactgaggaagcagagcagagtCCTGTGAAACCGTGGGTTACCTCCTTCGGGGACAGGATGGAGACATAGTCCTCGTAGATCAGCCGGGCTTTCTCCTGGATGGCACTCGTGCTGAGCTCCTGCTTCAGGTCCTCACAGGCCAGCCAGAAGAGCATGTTCTCCTCGCTGAACTCAGTGCGCAGGAATTCCCTGAACGTGTTTCTGCCCGCAGGGCTCCTCATCAGCCGATCGAAGGACTGTGACCACTGCCGGGCCTCCTCTGGCGTCGGCTTGGCGCTGTGGAGGTGCCACGTGCTTTAATGAAtgtgtttataaaaataaaaaaataaataaataaaaacaatatccAAAGAAAGCAGTCAAAAGCGGTCAGGTATGCGATTGTGCATACGGTTACACTCACTACACAAATACCACCACCCTGGACAAACAGGAAGGTGTGACATACACCCAGGACTGCTTCAATCAAT
Above is a genomic segment from Scleropages formosus chromosome 5, fSclFor1.1, whole genome shotgun sequence containing:
- the LOC108926377 gene encoding regulator of G-protein signaling 19-like isoform X2; its protein translation is MCFRKRNGYRPPDHFNAKIYTGPIPVEREPSMVRGGQTPLQIATTTPQRPNACCFCWSCCCSCSWSEEQRRARRRTKDTRLETTSNCEVCAKPTPEEARQWSQSFDRLMRSPAGRNTFREFLRTEFSEENMLFWLACEDLKQELSTSAIQEKARLIYEDYVSILSPKEVSLDARVREVINRKILEPTPHTFEDAQLQIYTLMHRDSYPRFLNSPIYRSLLRTGSCSSSET
- the LOC108926377 gene encoding regulator of G-protein signaling 19-like isoform X1, producing MCFRKRNGYRPPDHFNAKIYTGPIPVEREPSMVRGGQTPLQIATTTPQRPNACCFCWSCCCSCSWSEEQRRARRRTKDTRLETTSNCEVCTWHLHSAKPTPEEARQWSQSFDRLMRSPAGRNTFREFLRTEFSEENMLFWLACEDLKQELSTSAIQEKARLIYEDYVSILSPKEVSLDARVREVINRKILEPTPHTFEDAQLQIYTLMHRDSYPRFLNSPIYRSLLRTGSCSSSET